The genomic window CCTGGGCGATGGCGTAGCCGTGTTCGGGCTGACGGTCCAGCACCGCCAGAATCAGCAGGCGCAGTTGCTCTTTGGTGTTCATGGGGACACAGTACCTTGAAAGTTTATGTATTGCAATTTGAGGTATTTCACGCCCCCGCCCGGCGCGGTCTACTGCCCGCATGAACCTAGAACCCTACCAGCAGGCTTCGCCCGAGCGCCTGCGCCTTTACCTGTCCCTCTTCGCCATGGTCGCGCTGACCGTGCTGCTCGGCGGCCAGCGGACGGGCGACCTCGGCGTGCGCGGCACCCTACGGCGCAGCGCCTTTGCACGCGGCATGTTTGCCGACATCGGGGCCATCAGCACGCTGGGGGCGCTTTATCTCGTCCTGAACGGCAGAACCTCCGTGCGGGTGCCCGCTGCTATCGCCACGTTGTTTGTCGGAAGTTTTGCGCTGCTGCCCGCACTGGCCTACGAAGACTGGGCCGCCATGCAGGAGCGCAGGCAGTGAAACAGTACCTCGATTTTCTCCGCCACATCCGCGACCACGGGACCGACAAGATGGACCGCACCGGCACCGGCACCCGCTCGGTGTTCGGGTATCAGATGCGCTTCGACCTCTCTGAAGGCTTTCCCCTGGTCACGACCAAGCGGGTGCACCTGAAGTCCATCATCTACGAGCTGCTGTGGTTTCTGCGCGGCGACAGCAACGTGCGCTGGCTGCAGGAGCACGGCGTGACCATCTGGGACGAATGGGCGCGCGAGGGCGGCGAACTCGGGCCGGTCTACGGCGTGCAGTGGAGAAGCTGGCCCGACTATGGCGGCGGGCAGATTGACCAGATTTCGCAGGTCATCGAGCAAATCAAGACGAATCCGGACTCAAGAAGGCTGATTGTCTCCGCCTGGAACGTGGCGCAGATTGACGAGATGGCCCTCCCCCCCTGCCACCTGCTCTTTCAGTTCTACGTGGCGGACGGGAAACTCAGTTGCCAGCTCTACCAGCGCAGCGCCGACAGCTTTCTGGGCGTGCCGTTCAACATCGCCAGTTACGCGCTGCTGACCATGATGGTGGCCCAGGTCTGCGGCCTCGAACCCGGCGAGTTCATCTGGACGGGTGGCGACTGCCACATCTACAGCAATCACATGGAGCAGGTGGAGCGCCAACTGAAGCGCGAGCCGAGGCCCTTGCCGAAGATGCGGCTCAATCCCGCAGTCAAAGACATGTTTGCTTTCCAGTACGAGGACTTTACGTTGGAAGGGTACGACCCGCATCCGGGCATCAAGGCGGAGGTGGCGGTATGACGCGGCCCAGTTTCGACGACCTCGGCCTCGCCACCGCGCGGCTGTGGGCGACCCGCAGCGCCGACCCGAAGGTGCAGGTGGGCGCGTGCATCCTCGACCGGCACCACCGCGTGGTGGGCGTGGGCTACAACGGGCGGGCGGCGGGCGAGCCCAACGAGCGCGAAAGCCTGGCCCAGGGCGCGTCGGGCTATATCCACGCCGAGGTCAATGCGCTGCTCGCCGCCAACTGGAACGGCGAAGGCCACACGCTCTACGTCACCCACGAGCCGTGCTCGGTGTGCGCCCGCCTGATCGTCAATTCGCGGCGGGTGGGCCGGGTCGTGTTCGCCACGCCCTACCGCGAGACGGCCCGCGTCGAAGCCGGGCTTCCCAGCGGCGCGGAGATTTTGCGATCGGCGGGAATTGAGGTAGAAGATGCTCAGAAGGGACTGTAATTTGTCCTCGTAGTGCTTGAATATTGAGTTCTCAAGCGGCATTGTGTGGAACCGTGCCGTCCCGTCAAGACATTGTTGCCATCGCTGCCCAGACTGAAAACCGCGTCATCGGGCGTGATGGCGGGATGCCCTGGCATTTGCCGGCTGACTTTGCACATTTTCGGGCACTCAGCGTTGGCAAGCCAAATATTATGGGGCGCAAGGTCTTTGACACACTGAGACGTAAGCCTTTGCCCGAACGGGTCAACATTGTGCTCACCCGCAACGAGAACTTGAAATTCGACGGCTGTCTCATCGCCCATTCGCCCGAAGAAGCCCTCCAACTCGCCGGAGACGCTCCCGAAATCGCCATCATCGGCGGCGAGGAGATTTACCGGCTCTACTGGGACCGGCTGACCCGGCTGGAGATGACGCTGATTCACGCGGAACTGGACGGCGATACCTTCTTCCCCGAAATCGGGCCTGAGTGGGAACTGGCGCAGGAAACCTTCCGACCCGCCGACGAGAAGAATCGCTACGACCTGACTTTCCAGACGTGGCGACGGCGGGGCTCTGGGCAACCATGACCGACCCCCGCCTCGCCATCGAACAGGAACGCACCGAGCAGGAACAGGAGCGCACCGAGCGCGTCCGCGAGCGGGAAAAGAGTGGGCGCTTCAAGTCGGTGCTGGAGGCGATTCCGCTGCTGGCGACGCTGGCGACGGCGCTGGTGGCGGTCATGGGCAACTTGCAGTCGCAGCAGCAGTACCGCGACACGCAGGCCTCCGAGCGGTTTCAGAGCGCGGTGGAACTGCTCGCCGGAGACGACCTGACCACCCGGCTCGGCGGCATCGCCCTGCTGGGGCAGGTGGCGCAGACCAACCCGGAACGGCGGGAAAACGTGGTGCGGCTGCTCGCCACCTATCTGCGCGTTCACTCGCCCGTGACCGAGGCGGGCCGCGCCCAGCCGGTGGTTCTGGCGCCACCCGCCGAGGAAGTCCGCGCTGTCCTGGCGGCCCTGGCGTACCGGGGCAACATCACCAACGTGGACCTGGGCCGCATCAGCGCCCGCAACCTGATGGAAAACGGCGCCGACCTGACGGAGCTCATTTTCGCCCGCAGCGACCTCAGCGGCAGCATGTTCGAGGGCAGCGACTTGAGCGGCGTGCCCTTCAAGCAAACCACCCTGCGCGGCGTCAATTTCCGGGGCGCGGATTTGACCC from Deinococcus radiodurans R1 = ATCC 13939 = DSM 20539 includes these protein-coding regions:
- a CDS encoding pentapeptide repeat-containing protein, encoding MTDPRLAIEQERTEQEQERTERVREREKSGRFKSVLEAIPLLATLATALVAVMGNLQSQQQYRDTQASERFQSAVELLAGDDLTTRLGGIALLGQVAQTNPERRENVVRLLATYLRVHSPVTEAGRAQPVVLAPPAEEVRAVLAALAYRGNITNVDLGRISARNLMENGADLTELIFARSDLSGSMFEGSDLSGVPFKQTTLRGVNFRGADLTRANFENANLSGAQLQNADLSSADLSQAQGVTSAMVAGAKTDAQTKLPAGVKVTAATPAAP
- a CDS encoding thymidylate synthase, with protein sequence MDRTGTGTRSVFGYQMRFDLSEGFPLVTTKRVHLKSIIYELLWFLRGDSNVRWLQEHGVTIWDEWAREGGELGPVYGVQWRSWPDYGGGQIDQISQVIEQIKTNPDSRRLIVSAWNVAQIDEMALPPCHLLFQFYVADGKLSCQLYQRSADSFLGVPFNIASYALLTMMVAQVCGLEPGEFIWTGGDCHIYSNHMEQVERQLKREPRPLPKMRLNPAVKDMFAFQYEDFTLEGYDPHPGIKAEVAV
- a CDS encoding dihydrofolate reductase, whose protein sequence is MPWHLPADFAHFRALSVGKPNIMGRKVFDTLRRKPLPERVNIVLTRNENLKFDGCLIAHSPEEALQLAGDAPEIAIIGGEEIYRLYWDRLTRLEMTLIHAELDGDTFFPEIGPEWELAQETFRPADEKNRYDLTFQTWRRRGSGQP
- a CDS encoding dCMP deaminase family protein; this encodes MTRPSFDDLGLATARLWATRSADPKVQVGACILDRHHRVVGVGYNGRAAGEPNERESLAQGASGYIHAEVNALLAANWNGEGHTLYVTHEPCSVCARLIVNSRRVGRVVFATPYRETARVEAGLPSGAEILRSAGIEVEDAQKGL